In uncultured Cohaesibacter sp., a genomic segment contains:
- a CDS encoding AraC family transcriptional regulator, translated as MPTIPLPFIATGVLLAIIATLWKRGMRNRWFLIFLGVAALQTTIVGLRWSTDLSWLHPIQPVLASIVPLSAFLAFSDLDGRRPSWRPMLWPLAMVTVLLWLPAAIDMLLSLEFLCYGWLIYTGKPVDGVSPNARLGSEATIAHMRKGVAAALVLSAVSDMVVSAVLNLGYTSLAAPVVAATLSAVLLVIIGGLLGRTGLEMPPEPDPRIQEAETPETIASQALLEEPTTSAPLLAEEEARETLASVEALLQQGLYKDHDLTLARLARRAHIPARTISRAVNQVHGFSITDLVNRYRVEEARRLLKGSDLPVTEIMLDAGFQTKSNFNRVFKELEGLTPTAFRQSGM; from the coding sequence ATGCCGACCATCCCCCTGCCCTTCATCGCCACTGGCGTGCTTCTGGCGATCATCGCCACACTGTGGAAACGCGGGATGCGCAATCGCTGGTTTCTGATTTTTCTGGGGGTGGCTGCCCTTCAGACCACCATCGTCGGCCTTAGATGGAGCACGGACCTCAGTTGGCTGCATCCCATCCAGCCGGTGCTTGCGTCCATCGTTCCGCTCTCGGCCTTCCTCGCCTTCTCGGATCTCGATGGCCGCCGTCCCTCATGGCGTCCCATGCTGTGGCCTCTGGCCATGGTCACGGTCCTTCTGTGGCTGCCTGCTGCCATCGACATGCTGCTGAGCCTGGAGTTTCTTTGCTACGGCTGGCTCATCTACACGGGCAAACCCGTCGATGGGGTATCCCCCAACGCACGCCTTGGCAGCGAGGCCACCATTGCCCACATGCGAAAGGGCGTGGCGGCTGCGCTGGTCCTCAGTGCGGTCTCTGACATGGTTGTCTCGGCAGTCCTCAACCTTGGCTACACCAGCCTTGCCGCGCCCGTGGTTGCTGCGACCCTCAGTGCCGTGCTGCTTGTCATCATCGGCGGCCTGTTGGGACGGACCGGACTGGAAATGCCTCCCGAGCCTGACCCTCGGATACAAGAAGCTGAGACCCCGGAAACCATTGCTTCGCAAGCCTTGTTAGAGGAACCGACAACCTCTGCTCCGCTCCTTGCCGAGGAAGAAGCCCGTGAGACCCTTGCCTCCGTGGAAGCTCTGCTGCAACAGGGGCTCTACAAGGACCACGACCTCACGCTGGCGCGGCTGGCACGTCGCGCCCATATTCCGGCCCGGACCATTTCCCGGGCCGTCAATCAGGTCCATGGCTTCAGTATCACCGATCTGGTCAACCGCTATCGCGTCGAGGAAGCAAGGCGATTGCTGAAAGGATCGGACTTGCCCGTTACCGAAATCATGCTGGACGCCGGCTTCCAGACAAAGTCCAATTTCAATCGCGTCTTCAAGGAACTTGAAGGGCTGACACCAACTGCTTTCCGGCAGTCAGGAATGTGA
- a CDS encoding OpgC domain-containing protein has translation MSTTHGAPNAGRDIRIDVLRGLALITIFINHAPYTPWSNYTMGHFGFADAAEAFVLMSGIAAGLAYSRTFFEGRTWQASLKIWHRAGVIYSAHVMATVVVMALLLTLSLVWPLQTLIRELNVVPFLANPVKAVAGLFSLSYQLGYFNILPLYCALLLVLPALLWIARWRLDVLLFLSAGLWLVSHLYGLYVPGWPSGARWFLNPFGWQLLFVVGLMIGIRKKQGRELVPFNGWLFGVCVAYLVASLLWQMTGRPDFPRFELVPGFVYDMDKGNLAFVRFLHIFALAYVVAHSGMIGWLLERPFFRFFAVLGQASLTVFVAGSLLAAFLQMMRVVVPQDVALDTALLLIGVAVQYGLARRAVEAKKTRVERQKRPSLEVSSPLV, from the coding sequence ATGTCGACGACCCATGGGGCTCCCAATGCCGGACGTGATATCAGGATTGACGTGCTGCGCGGTCTGGCGCTGATCACGATTTTCATCAACCACGCGCCTTATACGCCCTGGTCCAACTACACCATGGGTCACTTCGGCTTTGCCGACGCTGCCGAGGCATTTGTGCTGATGTCCGGTATCGCTGCCGGGCTTGCCTATTCCCGGACCTTTTTTGAAGGGCGTACCTGGCAGGCCAGTCTGAAGATCTGGCACCGTGCCGGCGTGATCTATAGTGCCCATGTCATGGCAACCGTCGTGGTGATGGCTCTTCTTCTGACGCTTTCGCTGGTCTGGCCGTTGCAAACCCTGATCAGGGAATTGAATGTGGTGCCGTTTCTCGCCAATCCTGTCAAAGCGGTAGCGGGTCTGTTCTCCCTCTCCTATCAGTTGGGCTACTTCAACATTCTGCCGCTCTATTGTGCGTTGCTGCTGGTGCTGCCGGCGCTGTTGTGGATTGCCCGGTGGCGACTGGATGTGTTGCTGTTCCTGTCTGCCGGTCTTTGGCTCGTCAGCCATCTGTACGGTCTCTATGTGCCCGGCTGGCCCTCCGGTGCCCGCTGGTTCCTCAATCCGTTCGGTTGGCAGCTGCTGTTCGTGGTCGGGCTGATGATCGGCATCCGCAAGAAGCAGGGCCGTGAGCTGGTGCCGTTCAACGGCTGGCTCTTTGGGGTCTGTGTTGCCTATCTGGTCGCAAGTCTGTTGTGGCAGATGACGGGGCGCCCCGATTTTCCCCGTTTCGAGCTTGTGCCTGGCTTTGTCTATGACATGGACAAAGGCAATCTGGCCTTTGTGCGGTTTCTGCATATTTTTGCTCTGGCCTATGTCGTTGCTCATAGTGGGATGATCGGGTGGCTGCTGGAGCGGCCCTTCTTCCGCTTCTTTGCCGTGCTCGGGCAGGCCAGCCTCACGGTGTTTGTCGCCGGATCTCTCCTCGCCGCCTTCCTGCAAATGATGCGGGTTGTCGTGCCACAGGATGTCGCGCTTGATACTGCGCTCCTGCTGATCGGCGTGGCGGTACAATATGGCCTTGCCCGCCGGGCTGTCGAGGCAAAGAAGACCCGAGTTGAGCGCCAAAAGCGCCCGTCGCTTGAGGTTTCCAGCCCGCTGGTTTAA
- a CDS encoding type 1 glutamine amidotransferase domain-containing protein: MKILMVLTSHDSLGDTGKKTGFWLEEFAAPYYVFKDAGADITLASPKGGQPPIDPNSDGPDAQTDDTRRFKDDSDAQKHLANTLKLSDVTADGFDAIFYPGGHGPLWDLAEDADSKRLIEAFAGADRPVGAVCHAPSVFRHTEGKDGKPLVSGRRVTGFTNTEEEGAGLTEVVPFLVEDMLKANGGLYEKGPDWGSFVLRDGKLVTGQNPASSAATAQEIVALLK; encoded by the coding sequence ATGAAAATTCTAATGGTACTCACCTCCCATGACAGCCTTGGGGACACAGGCAAGAAAACCGGCTTCTGGCTGGAAGAATTTGCGGCTCCTTACTATGTGTTCAAGGATGCTGGCGCTGACATCACATTGGCTTCGCCCAAAGGTGGGCAGCCGCCGATTGATCCCAACAGCGACGGTCCGGACGCCCAGACCGATGACACCCGCCGTTTCAAGGATGATAGTGACGCACAGAAACATCTGGCGAACACGCTGAAGCTTTCGGACGTAACCGCAGACGGATTTGACGCCATCTTCTATCCGGGCGGTCATGGCCCCTTGTGGGACCTTGCCGAAGACGCGGACAGCAAGCGATTGATCGAAGCCTTCGCTGGTGCAGACCGGCCGGTTGGAGCGGTTTGCCACGCGCCTTCCGTGTTCCGCCACACTGAGGGCAAGGACGGCAAACCGCTGGTTTCCGGCCGCCGGGTGACAGGCTTCACCAACACCGAAGAAGAGGGCGCGGGGCTGACCGAGGTTGTGCCGTTCCTGGTTGAAGACATGCTCAAGGCAAATGGCGGTCTTTATGAAAAAGGCCCCGACTGGGGCAGCTTCGTTCTGCGTGATGGCAAGCTCGTGACCGGCCAGAACCCGGCCTCATCGGCGGCCACCGCACAAGAGATCGTGGCGTTGCTGAAATAA
- a CDS encoding lipoprotein signal peptide, with product MQLFALLFVVLIAGWAGGPASASAGTGFRQIALADGPVMVWYPTAQDAPVTTVADNRAFFGVDVIRDAPVSGANHPLVILSHGYSGLWRNQAWLAGYLARAGYVVASFNHVGTSFGSMDPSWAKDLRRRPAQVSRVLDALLVDEDLAPAINAERISVIGHSLGGSTALLLAGGVFEPARLLDACGDDSRKLVCTVYRKGGLSRDMAPVSAADPRVSSIVLLDMEGIRAFTPESLKGIGIPVLALVSGVEDPALPLGWEGREQAALLPAATSRYAEVIGATHFSFMSQCKPGAVEMLEEDAYVCQGETAPREQLHRRIAETIITFLTAGKQLVSALQVP from the coding sequence CATCAGCCAGCGCGGGGACGGGTTTTCGTCAGATTGCCCTTGCCGATGGCCCTGTCATGGTCTGGTATCCGACCGCACAGGACGCGCCTGTCACCACGGTTGCTGACAACAGGGCATTTTTCGGCGTCGACGTTATTCGGGATGCTCCCGTATCGGGCGCTAACCATCCTCTTGTCATCTTGTCTCACGGCTATAGCGGGCTCTGGCGCAATCAGGCGTGGCTCGCCGGCTATCTGGCCCGGGCGGGCTACGTTGTGGCATCGTTCAACCACGTCGGGACCAGCTTTGGCAGCATGGATCCGTCATGGGCAAAGGATCTGCGTCGGCGACCCGCTCAGGTGTCACGGGTGCTTGATGCCCTGCTTGTCGACGAAGACCTCGCACCAGCCATCAATGCTGAACGGATTTCGGTGATCGGGCATTCGTTGGGGGGATCAACTGCCCTGTTGCTGGCTGGGGGTGTGTTCGAACCAGCGCGCCTGCTCGATGCCTGTGGTGATGACAGCCGCAAGCTTGTCTGCACTGTCTATCGCAAGGGTGGGCTCAGCCGCGATATGGCCCCCGTTTCTGCTGCTGATCCGCGCGTCTCTTCAATCGTGCTGCTTGACATGGAGGGTATTCGAGCCTTTACGCCGGAGAGTCTCAAGGGTATCGGTATCCCGGTGCTGGCGCTGGTGTCGGGGGTTGAGGATCCGGCTCTGCCGCTTGGCTGGGAGGGCCGGGAGCAGGCGGCGCTGTTGCCAGCCGCAACCAGCCGCTATGCCGAGGTCATCGGTGCGACACATTTCAGCTTCATGAGCCAGTGCAAGCCGGGGGCTGTCGAGATGCTGGAAGAGGACGCCTATGTCTGTCAGGGGGAAACCGCGCCACGGGAGCAATTGCACCGGCGCATTGCCGAGACGATTATCACATTCCTGACTGCCGGAAAGCAGTTGGTGTCAGCCCTTCAAGTTCCTTGA
- a CDS encoding iron-containing alcohol dehydrogenase translates to MKNFDYRNPTHILFGKGRIADLKDQVPADAKVLVIYGGGSAERTGVLAQVREALAGRTVVEFGGIEPNPRFETALKAVELIGKEDITFLLAVGGGSVIDATKFIAAAALHDGDPWEILTTHGAVVKGAMPFGTVLTLPATGSEMNSGAVITNAEKGAKLSFMSPLCYPTFSVLDPEVTFSLPPRQIANGVADAFVHIIEQYLTYPSAAYVQDGFAETLLRTLIDLGPKALEAPKDYDIRANLMWTATLALNGLIGAGVPQDWSSHMIGHEITALNDTDHARTLAVVLPSLMNDQRDRKREKLLQYAANVWDIRTGSDDERIDAAIEATRGFFESIGIKTRLGDYDVAAPEIDRIVAALKDHGLTALGEHGAITPDDARRILEAAQ, encoded by the coding sequence ATGAAAAATTTCGATTATCGCAACCCCACGCACATTCTGTTTGGGAAGGGCCGTATCGCGGATCTGAAAGATCAGGTTCCTGCTGACGCCAAGGTCCTTGTCATCTATGGTGGGGGCAGCGCGGAGCGGACCGGCGTTCTGGCTCAGGTGCGTGAGGCACTTGCGGGCCGCACTGTGGTTGAGTTTGGCGGGATCGAACCGAACCCCCGCTTTGAAACGGCATTGAAGGCCGTTGAACTGATCGGCAAGGAAGACATAACCTTCCTGCTTGCTGTCGGCGGCGGGTCTGTCATCGATGCCACCAAGTTCATTGCGGCCGCCGCTCTTCATGACGGCGACCCTTGGGAAATCCTGACCACGCATGGGGCTGTCGTGAAGGGTGCCATGCCGTTCGGTACCGTGCTGACATTGCCTGCCACAGGGTCTGAGATGAATTCCGGCGCGGTGATCACCAACGCAGAGAAGGGCGCAAAGCTCTCCTTCATGAGCCCTCTTTGCTATCCGACCTTTTCGGTGCTTGACCCCGAGGTGACCTTCTCGTTGCCTCCGCGCCAAATCGCCAACGGTGTTGCCGATGCCTTTGTTCATATCATCGAACAGTATCTTACCTACCCGTCGGCTGCCTATGTTCAGGACGGATTTGCCGAAACCCTGCTGCGCACCCTGATCGACCTTGGACCCAAAGCCCTTGAAGCACCCAAGGACTATGATATCCGGGCCAACCTGATGTGGACGGCTACGCTGGCGCTCAACGGTCTGATCGGGGCAGGGGTCCCGCAGGACTGGTCAAGCCATATGATCGGTCATGAGATCACCGCGCTCAACGATACCGATCACGCGCGGACCCTGGCGGTGGTGCTGCCCTCCCTGATGAATGATCAACGCGACCGGAAACGCGAGAAACTGCTGCAATATGCTGCCAATGTCTGGGACATCCGCACCGGGTCTGACGATGAGCGGATCGACGCGGCAATCGAAGCCACACGTGGATTCTTCGAGTCCATTGGCATCAAGACACGGTTGGGTGACTACGACGTTGCCGCACCGGAAATCGACCGCATCGTGGCTGCCTTGAAGGACCATGGCCTGACTGCGCTTGGTGAGCATGGTGCGATCACCCCCGATGATGCCCGCCGCATTCTTGAAGCAGCGCAATAA
- a CDS encoding SDR family NAD(P)-dependent oxidoreductase has protein sequence MTEKLLDCARKVVLRGVFLSMKYEIPKMLKTGGGTIVNIASVASVIADPGMSPYAAAKHGVVVRPRLLCSTTRDRVSA, from the coding sequence ATGACTGAAAAACTGCTCGATTGCGCCCGCAAGGTCGTTCTCCGGGGCGTATTCCTCAGCATGAAATATGAGATCCCCAAGATGCTCAAGACGGGCGGAGGGACCATCGTCAACATCGCATCGGTGGCCAGTGTGATCGCCGATCCGGGCATGTCGCCCTATGCTGCGGCCAAGCATGGTGTTGTCGTCCGACCAAGACTGCTGTGCTCGACTACGCGAGACAGGGTATCCGCGTGA
- a CDS encoding LacI family DNA-binding transcriptional regulator, which yields MKRAQAFSCIGGRMAQNFPIINLFSIISTFSIFSIFSIYWKSNIIPACYSTKNMLILETNKPNPRERTMTPSPSPIVDPSDPTGAETPDRLADKAPLSGKAKLQDVARAAGVSVGTASKALNRKTGVSKRNRTAVLKAAIQLGYAVEEEAYSPKALSNVTLLSYGRMLGNDAFYGDIVDGIVEEASREGLSVEICILDESQPDQSFQSLSTFPKSAIIMGADVPGVVQMLGSKNVATVLVNGIDPQMQVSSVSPDYYYGGWLATKHLLDLGHRDIVHITHAYRESITQRESGFRDALETVDITFDFDQHILDLGSPDMISVAASSIIRDFIKARKTPPTAFFCMSDVVALGAVQAIKECGLSVPEDISVIGFDGLAVGAHSIPPIASINIDRKQVGVAAVKTLLERGAFPTSPAKRIGIGVELVDRRSCAAPRKS from the coding sequence TTGAAGCGGGCCCAAGCCTTCTCTTGCATTGGAGGAAGGATGGCTCAAAATTTTCCCATAATCAATTTATTTTCTATTATTTCCACATTTTCTATTTTTTCCATATTTTCCATTTATTGGAAAAGCAATATCATTCCCGCTTGTTACAGCACGAAAAACATGCTTATTCTGGAGACTAACAAGCCGAATCCACGGGAACGAACAATGACACCCTCGCCATCACCCATCGTTGACCCTTCAGATCCAACTGGTGCGGAGACCCCTGATCGTCTTGCGGACAAAGCCCCGCTTTCCGGCAAGGCAAAATTGCAGGATGTGGCGCGCGCAGCCGGCGTCTCCGTTGGGACGGCATCAAAAGCCCTGAACAGGAAAACCGGTGTCAGCAAACGCAATCGGACCGCCGTGCTCAAGGCCGCCATACAGCTGGGATATGCGGTTGAGGAAGAAGCCTATTCGCCGAAGGCGCTTTCGAACGTCACGCTATTGTCTTACGGACGCATGCTCGGCAATGATGCTTTTTATGGTGATATTGTTGACGGCATTGTCGAGGAAGCTTCAAGGGAAGGGCTGTCCGTCGAGATCTGCATTCTGGATGAAAGCCAACCCGACCAGAGCTTCCAGTCCCTCAGCACATTTCCCAAATCAGCCATCATCATGGGGGCCGATGTGCCCGGTGTCGTTCAGATGCTCGGCAGCAAGAATGTTGCCACTGTGCTGGTCAACGGCATCGATCCCCAAATGCAGGTTTCCAGCGTTTCGCCTGACTATTATTATGGTGGCTGGCTGGCCACCAAGCATTTGCTGGATTTGGGGCACCGCGACATCGTCCATATCACCCATGCTTATCGCGAATCCATCACCCAGCGGGAATCCGGATTTAGAGACGCGTTGGAAACGGTCGACATCACCTTTGATTTTGATCAGCATATTCTGGATCTGGGCTCCCCTGACATGATCAGTGTGGCGGCCAGCTCGATCATCCGGGATTTCATCAAAGCAAGAAAAACGCCACCAACCGCCTTTTTCTGCATGTCCGATGTTGTCGCTTTGGGCGCCGTTCAGGCCATCAAGGAGTGCGGCCTCTCTGTACCGGAGGACATCTCTGTCATTGGTTTTGATGGGTTAGCCGTTGGCGCGCATTCCATTCCGCCGATTGCCTCGATCAATATCGACCGCAAGCAAGTCGGCGTGGCCGCAGTCAAAACGCTGCTTGAACGAGGCGCCTTCCCCACCTCACCGGCCAAACGCATCGGGATCGGCGTGGAACTCGTCGACCGCCGCTCTTGCGCAGCGCCCCGAAAGAGCTGA
- the dctP gene encoding TRAP transporter substrate-binding protein DctP — MNIRSAMLGLACFAGLMASGAQAANYKFATNTTADVGPGALIQEFADEVREKTDGRVKIKVFANGVLGSQTDYLQQIQKGVVDLGLVNSATLENIIPEFSVVNLPYMFRTLDEYGKVMGNADIQQMLFETAKDHRFVPLGFLSNGFRSLSLIKPVNKMADLKGMKIRTMSSATYVRMYELFGAVPTPMAFGDTFPALQQGVIDGAGGSLSGLYDLNYGQATKYAARTEHTRLTDFIVVSDKFRNSLSDEDLKIVKDELNKISMKSLEVIDSAFAASEQKGVEKFGVTVVDVDKAPFMAAVQPMYDDAAKDPKKLKLLEKIFELEGRELK; from the coding sequence ATGAATATTCGTTCGGCAATGCTTGGTCTTGCCTGTTTTGCAGGCCTCATGGCATCTGGTGCTCAGGCTGCAAATTACAAGTTTGCCACCAACACAACAGCAGATGTGGGCCCCGGGGCTCTTATTCAGGAATTTGCTGATGAGGTGCGCGAAAAGACAGACGGGCGCGTGAAGATCAAGGTCTTTGCAAATGGTGTTCTGGGTAGCCAGACCGACTATCTGCAGCAGATCCAGAAAGGGGTTGTTGATCTGGGTCTGGTCAACAGTGCAACTTTGGAAAATATCATTCCCGAATTCTCGGTCGTGAACCTTCCATACATGTTCCGCACGCTTGATGAATATGGCAAGGTCATGGGCAATGCTGACATTCAGCAGATGCTGTTTGAAACGGCCAAGGATCATCGTTTTGTACCGCTCGGCTTCCTGTCAAACGGGTTCCGCAGCTTGTCCCTGATCAAGCCTGTCAACAAAATGGCAGACCTCAAGGGCATGAAAATCCGTACGATGTCCAGCGCAACATATGTTCGCATGTACGAATTGTTCGGGGCTGTTCCGACCCCAATGGCGTTCGGCGATACCTTCCCAGCGCTTCAGCAGGGCGTTATCGATGGGGCTGGTGGATCTCTCAGCGGCTTGTATGACCTCAACTATGGCCAGGCAACCAAATATGCAGCGCGCACGGAACATACCCGTCTGACCGACTTCATCGTGGTCAGCGACAAATTCCGCAACAGCCTGTCGGATGAAGATCTGAAGATCGTCAAGGACGAGCTGAACAAGATCAGCATGAAGTCTCTCGAAGTGATCGACAGTGCTTTTGCTGCCAGTGAGCAGAAAGGCGTCGAGAAATTCGGTGTGACCGTGGTTGATGTTGACAAGGCTCCGTTCATGGCTGCTGTTCAGCCCATGTATGATGATGCTGCAAAAGATCCAAAGAAACTGAAGTTGCTCGAAAAAATCTTCGAACTCGAAGGTCGTGAACTGAAGTAA
- a CDS encoding LysR family transcriptional regulator: protein MTMDVFKGMQVFTKVVELKSFTKAADTLGMSRGMASRYVASFRSRRQATPTITSRCRSLRWWQKPNRIPPVTQQSHGARYVSASGLGGHLPANLPDL, encoded by the coding sequence ATGACAATGGATGTCTTCAAAGGCATGCAGGTCTTCACCAAGGTCGTGGAGCTGAAGAGTTTCACCAAGGCCGCCGATACGCTTGGCATGTCGCGCGGAATGGCATCGCGCTATGTCGCCAGCTTTCGATCACGGAGGCAGGCAACACCTACTATCACAAGTCGATGCAGATCCTTGCGCTGGTGGCAGAAACCGAACAGGATTCCGCCAGTGACACAGCAAAGCCACGGGGCACGCTACGTATCAGCGAGCGGGTTGGGCGGCCATCTACCAGCCAACCTTCCTGACCTTTGA
- a CDS encoding glycoside hydrolase family 88 protein: MINRLFPLHDEGKTIPSIDVTEQKSLDAIKQSVLGSLERNVPRVGSRNPMIGAGGDDHRWQYPEIGYFWTDAFWLGELWLAYMLTGKSEYLNSARLRNGHLKKILDTPLWLSHDLGFLFSLSAVADYKLTGCQEARQLGLRAAESLRSRYNWAGNYLVAWTASHHNMDHARKVQGKIIIDSIQNLSLLLWAYQETNVASFYDAAIGHAETLAKYIVRDDYSTFHTFDFDTSTAEPIGGSTAQGYADGSCWSRGQAWAIHGFAQIAEITGELRYLEISARLADYALEKMGDDPVPVWDYLLPAGEEPYKDTSAGSVTSAGLFILSDVYRRVGNTERALHYRAAGMKMLFGLREGHDLTHLDEAEGLLSCGASHVHGATKTGQSKLAKAMLPYGDYYYFEAVLRALGHRQFFW; the protein is encoded by the coding sequence ATGATCAATAGACTGTTCCCCTTGCATGACGAAGGGAAGACTATTCCATCCATCGATGTCACCGAACAAAAGAGCCTGGATGCCATCAAGCAAAGCGTTCTGGGAAGTCTGGAGCGCAACGTTCCGCGCGTCGGTTCCAGAAATCCTATGATTGGCGCAGGGGGAGATGACCATCGTTGGCAGTATCCCGAAATCGGATATTTCTGGACGGATGCCTTCTGGCTGGGCGAGCTGTGGCTTGCCTATATGCTGACGGGTAAATCTGAATATTTGAATTCTGCCCGGCTTCGGAATGGCCATCTGAAAAAGATCCTGGATACCCCATTGTGGTTGAGCCACGATCTTGGCTTTCTTTTCTCGCTTTCGGCGGTGGCCGACTACAAGCTGACGGGCTGTCAGGAAGCGCGCCAATTGGGGTTAAGGGCCGCAGAGTCGCTGCGCAGTCGTTACAATTGGGCAGGCAACTATCTGGTCGCCTGGACTGCAAGCCATCACAATATGGACCATGCGCGCAAGGTTCAGGGCAAAATCATCATCGATTCCATCCAGAATCTCTCGCTGCTGCTGTGGGCTTATCAGGAAACAAACGTTGCTTCCTTCTACGATGCAGCCATTGGCCATGCCGAGACGCTGGCAAAGTATATCGTGCGTGACGATTACAGCACATTCCACACCTTTGATTTCGACACCTCGACCGCAGAGCCAATCGGCGGCAGTACCGCTCAGGGTTATGCCGACGGGTCTTGCTGGAGCAGGGGACAAGCCTGGGCCATCCACGGATTTGCGCAGATTGCAGAGATCACGGGCGAGCTTCGCTATCTGGAGATCAGTGCAAGGCTCGCAGACTATGCGCTTGAGAAAATGGGCGATGATCCGGTACCAGTTTGGGACTATCTGCTTCCCGCCGGTGAGGAGCCTTACAAGGACACATCCGCCGGTTCGGTTACATCAGCAGGTTTGTTCATTCTGTCTGACGTCTATCGCAGAGTTGGGAACACGGAACGGGCGCTTCATTACAGAGCGGCGGGCATGAAAATGCTCTTTGGTTTGCGCGAAGGGCATGATTTGACGCACTTGGACGAGGCCGAAGGCTTGCTGTCATGTGGCGCGTCTCATGTTCACGGTGCGACCAAGACCGGGCAATCAAAACTCGCCAAGGCGATGTTGCCTTACGGAGACTACTACTATTTCGAAGCCGTTTTGAGGGCTTTGGGGCATCGCCAGTTTTTCTGGTGA